One Suncus etruscus isolate mSunEtr1 chromosome 13, mSunEtr1.pri.cur, whole genome shotgun sequence genomic region harbors:
- the PTTG1IP gene encoding pituitary tumor-transforming gene 1 protein-interacting protein: protein MAPLPRGTLVGGAALLLLLLPAVAAGTACFQYTNKTCQECLSNASCLWCNTNNTCSDYPVTRILPPASLCQLSSARWGVCWVNFEALIIAMSVVGGSILLGVCYCCCCCCRRRRRSREPDKQEEKAIREREERRIRQEERRAEMKSRHDEIRKKYGLFKEENAYARFENH from the exons ATGGCGCCGCTGCCGCGCGGGACACTCGTGGGGGGCGCCGCgctgctcctgctgctgctccCGGCGGTCGCGGCGGGGACTG CCTGTTTCCAGTATACCAACAAGACGTGCCAGGAGTGCCTGAGCAATGCCTCG TGTCTGTGGTGCAACACGAACAATACCTGCTCAGACTATCCCGTCACCCGGATCCTGCCCCCCGCCTCTCTATGCCAACTCAGCTCCGCGCGCTGGGGTGTCTGCTGGG TGAACTTCGAGGCCCTGATCATCGCCATGTCGGTGGTGGGAGGCAGCATCCTGCTGGGTGtgtgctactgctgctgctgctgttgccgCCGCCGGCGTCGCAGTCGGGAGCCCGACAAGCAGGAGGAGAAGGCCATCCGTGAACGTGAGGAGCGACGCATCCGCCAGGAGGAGAG GAGagcagagatgaaatcaaggcaTGACGAGATCAGGAAGAAATATG GTCTGTTCAAGGAAGAAAACGCCTACGCGAGATTCGAGAACCACTGA
- the ITGB2 gene encoding integrin beta-2 — protein sequence MGPFQWLSGWVSQESVRQVPGNCAPDPPTWVGLYAPVLGGTPRKSPRSVYPGHFSRRLSDVTLELRFRTFKGTRQPAQTVLMYRPLLHVLVALLALKSVLLQECAKYKASTCRECVESGPGCAWCQKLNFTAPGEPDSVRCDTREQLRLKECPPDDIINPTSLAEPQEDREQGQKQLFPSRVTLYLRPGQAATFNVTFRRARGYPIDLYYLMDLSYSMLDDLRNVKKLGADLLRALNDITESGRIGFGSFVDKTVLPFVNTHPEKLKNPCPSKEEACQPPFAFRHVLKLTSDAGQFQAEVGKQRISGNLDAPEGGLDAMMQVAACPEEIGWRNVTRLLVFATDDGFHFAGDGKLGAILTPNDGLCHLEDNLYKQSNEFDYPSLGQLAHKLAESNIQPIFAVTKRMVPTYEKLTKIIPKSAVGELSDDSSNVVQLIKNAYNELSSRVFLENSALSSALRVTYDSFCSKGDPKLDQPRGDCEGVQINVPITFQVKVTASECVSEQSFVIRALGFTDTVTVRVLSQCECRCLDRSRDRHLCRDKGFMECGVCRCDEGFIGQTCECKTQGRSSQELESRCRKDNSSVVCSGLGDCVCGQCVCHASDVPERRVYGQFCECDNFNCERYKGQVCGGAERGLCFCGQCQCKEGFEGSACQCTTSTQGCVDGSGSGAVCSGRGRCECNVCKCDAGYQPLFCRDCPGCPSPCPRFASCAECLRFEKGPLAKNCSKACAGVQLWNITGSGRRCKEQDSEGCWLNYTMYMRDGRELYYMQVDDNRECPKGPNVAAIVGGTLAGVVLIGLLLLVIWKVLTQISDLREYRRFEKEKLKSQWNNDNPLFKSATTTVMNPKFAES from the exons ATGGGCCCCTTCcagtggctcagcg GCTGGGTGTCGCAAGAGTCTGTTCGTCAGGTCCCGGGTAACTGTGCTCCGGACCCGCCAACCTGGGTCGGCTTATACGCGCCTGTGCTGGGAGGGACCCCACGGAAGAGCCCTCGGAGCGTCTATCCCGGGCACT TCTCGCGGCGCTTGTCTGACGTGACTCTGGAGCTGCG atttcgCACATTCAAAG GCACCCGCCAGCCCGCCCAGACG GTCCTCATGTACCGCCCCCTGCTACATGTCCTGGTGGCCCTGCTGGCCTTAAAGTCTG TCCTCCTCCAGGAATGCGCCAAGTACAAGGCCAGCACCTGCCGGGAATGCGTGGAGTCGGGGCCTGGCTGCGCCTGGTGCCAGAAGCTG AACTTCACAGCACCCGGGGAACCTGACTCTGTCCGCTGCGACACGCGGGAGCAGCTGAGGCTGAAGGAATGCCCCCCTGACGACATCATAAACCCCACCAGCCTGGCCGAGCCCCAGGAGGACCGGGAGCAGGGCCAGAAGCAGCTGTTCCCGTCCAGGGTGACGCTGTACCTGAGGCCAG GCCAGGCCGCGACCTTCAACGTGACATTCCGGCGAGCTCGGGGCTACCCCATCGACCTGTACTACCTGATGGACCTGTCCTACTCCATGCTGGATGACCTCAGGAACGTGAAGAAGCTGGGGGCTGACCTGTTGCGGGCACTCAACGACATCACCGAGTCGGGCCGCATCG GCTTCGGCTCTTTTGTGGACAAGACGGTGCTCCCCTTCGTGAACACGCACCCCGAGAAACTGAAGAACCCCTGCCCCAGCAAGGAGGAGGCCTGCCAGCCGCCCTTTGCCTTCAGGCACGTGCTGAAGCTCACCAGCGACGCTGGGCAGTTTCAGGCCGAGGTGGGCAAGCAGCGCATCTCCGGCAACCTCGACGCCCCCGAGGGTGGGCTGGATGCCATGATGCAAGTGGCCGCCTGCCCG GAGGAGATCGGCTGGCGCAATGTCACGCGACTGCTGGTATTTGCCACGGACGACGGCTTCCACTTTGCTGGGGACGGGAAGCTGGGGGCCATCCTGACGCCCAACGACGGGCTGTGCCACTTGGAAGACAACCTGTACAAGCAGAGCAATGAGTTT GACTACCCGTCGCTGGGCCAGTTGGCACACAAACTGGCTGAGAGCAACATCCAGCCCATCTTCGCCGTCACCAAGCGGATGGTACCGACCTACGAG AAACTCACGAAGATCATCCCCAAGTCTGCTGTGGGGGAGCTGTCGGATGATTCCAGCAATGTGGTCCAGCTCATCAAGAATGCCTACAAC GAACTCTCCTCTCGAGTCTTCCTGGAAAACAGTGCCCTGTCCAGTGCCCTGAGGGTCACCTATGACTCTTTCTGCAGCAAAGGGGATCCCAAGCTGGACCAGCCTCGGGGGGACTGCGAAGGGGTCCAGATCAACGTCCCG ATCACCTTCCAGGTGAAGGTCACAGCCTCGGAGTGTGTGTCCGAGCAGTCGTTCGTCATCCGCGCGCTGGGCTTCACCGACACAGTGACCGTGCGGGTCCTGTCCCAGTGCGAGTGCCGCTGCCTGGACAGGAGCCGCGACCGCCACCTGTGCAGGGACAAGGGCTTCATGGAGTGCGGCGTGTGCAG GTGTGACGAGGGCTTCATCGGCCAGACCTGCGAGTGCAAGACGCAGGGCCGCAGCAGCCAGGAGCTGGAGAGCCGCTGCCGCAAGGACAACAGCTCGGTGGTGTGCTCGGGGCTGGGCGACTGCGTGTGCGGGCAGTGCGTGTGCCACGCCAGCGACGTGCCCGAGCGCCGGGTGTACGGGCAGTTCTGCGAGTGCGACAACTTCAACTGCGAGCGCTACAAGGGCCAAGTGTGCGGGGGCGCAG AGCGCGGCCTCTGCTTCTGCGGCCAGTGCCAGTGCAAGGAGGGCTTCGAGGGCTCGGCCTGCCAGTGCACCACGTCCACCCAGGGCTGCGTGGACGGCAGCGGCAGCGGCGCGGTGTGCAGCGGCCGGGGCAGGTGCGAGTGCAACGTCTGCAAGTGCGACGCGGGCTACCAGCCGCTCTTCTGCAGGGACTGTCCGGGCTGCCCCTCGCCCTGCCCGCGATTCGC CTCGTGTGCCGAGTGCCTGCGTTTCGAGAAGGGCCCGCTGGCCAAGAACTGCAGCAAGGCGTGTGCAGGGGTGCAGCTTTGGAACATAACGGGCTCGGGACGCCGCTGCAAGGAGCAGGACTCGGAGGGCTGCTGGCTGAACTACACCATGTATATGCGGGATGGCCGCGAGCTGTACTATATGCAGGTGGATGACAACCGCG AGTGTCCAAAGGGCCCGAATGTGGCGGCCATTGTGGGGGGCACCTTGGCGGGGGTGGTGCTCATAGGACTCCTCCTGCTGGTCATCTGGAAAGTGTTGACACAGATCAGTGACCTGCGCGAGTACCGGCGCTTCGAGAAGGAGAAGCTCAAGTCCCAGTGGAACAAC GACAATCCCCTTTTCAAGAGTGCCACCACAACGGTTATGAATCCCAAGTTTGCGGAGAGCTAA
- the SUMO3 gene encoding small ubiquitin-related modifier 3 gives MSEEKPKEGVKTENDHINLKVAGQDGSVVQFKIKRHTPLSKLMKAYCERQGLSMRQIRFRFDGQPINETDTPAQLEMEDEDTIDVFQQQTGGRHGTCSPMGHRL, from the exons ATGTCTGAGGAGAAGCCCAAG GAGGGTGTGAAGACTGAGAACGACCACATCAACCTGAAGGTGGCAGGGCAGGATGGCTCAGTGGTGCAGTTCAAGATCAAGAGGCACACGCCGCTCAGCAAGCTGATGAAGGCCTACTGCGAGCGGCAG GGTTTGTCAATGAGGCAGATTAGGTTCCGGTTCGATGGGCAGCCCATTAACGAGACAGACACTCCGGCCCAG CTGGAGATGGAGGACGAGGACACCATCGACGTGTTCCAGCAGCAGACGGGAGGCCGGCACGGGACCTGCTCCCCCATGGGCCACCGCCTGTAG